A genomic stretch from Lathyrus oleraceus cultivar Zhongwan6 chromosome 2, CAAS_Psat_ZW6_1.0, whole genome shotgun sequence includes:
- the LOC127118303 gene encoding uncharacterized protein LOC127118303, producing MPRPLLVSNLHNLLLYSSSMSYTTILFLVLSIFSIFSIITFLCGTKNLKNLYMEEEPTTAFSSNENKMISKIKTKINRRTLSMMKMLYWRKLQAEELEEGNQDDDEEAALWKKNILMGEKCRPIDEEN from the coding sequence ATGCCAAGGCCTCTTCTTGTTTCCAATCTTCACAATCTTCTTCTATATTCATCATCCATGTCCTACACAACAATTCTCTTTCTTGTTCTTTCTATTTTTTCTATATTTTCCATCATCACTTTTCTATGTGGTACTAAGAACTTGAAGAATCTCTACATGGAGGAAGAACCAACGACGGCGTTTTCGAGCAACGAAAACAAGATGATTTCTAAAATAAAAACGAAAATTAATAGAAGAACACTTTCAATGATGAAGATGCTATATTGGAGAAAATTACAAGCTGAAGAATTAGAGGAAGGAAACcaagatgatgatgaagaagcAGCTCTTTGGAAGAAGAATATCTTGATGGGAGAAAAGTGTCGACCTATAGATGAAGAAAATTAG
- the LOC127122080 gene encoding secreted RxLR effector protein 161-like translates to MEHCNASITPAEPRLQLSKNEDEQDVDLIQYRRLIGSLRYLCNTRPNLAFSVGIMSKFMGRPKVYHLEAFKRIPRYVKGFVDCRILFLIEDMGRKCNFISFIGSNSYKYKDDRKSTTGYIFMFGGTPISWCSKKEPVVALSSCEVEYIVTSLCLCQAAWLTNPLKELGSSEDEAVKLLVDNVSVINLAKNPITHGGANILR, encoded by the coding sequence atggaGCATTGTAATGCTTCCATTACTCCAGCTGAACCAAGACTGCAGTTGTCTAAGAATGAGGATGAGCAAGATGTTGATTTAATTCAATATAGGAGGTTGATTGGATCCTTGCGTTATTTATGCAATACACGACCAAACTTGGCGTTTAGTGTCGGTATTATGAGTAAATTCATGGGGAGGCCGAAGGTGTATCACTTGGAAGCATTCAAGAGGATCCCAAGATATGTCAAAGGTTTTGTTGACTGCAGAATTCTCTTTCTTATAGAGGATATGGGCAGAAAATGCAACTTTATCAGTTTTATCGGTTCCAATTCATACAAATACAAAGATGATCGGAAGTCTACAACTGGATACATCTTTATGTTCGGTGGAACACCAATCTCATGGTGTTCTAAGAAGGAACCGGTAGTTGCACTCTCATCTTGTGAGGTCGAGTATATTGTCACTTCGTTATGTCTCTGTCAAGCCGCGTGGCTTACGAATCCATTGAAAGAGTTGGGCAGCAGTGAGGATGAGGCCGTTAAACTCCTGGTTGACAACGTTTCCGTGATTAATCTTGCTAAGAACCCAATTACACATGGAGGAGCAAACATATTGAGATGA
- the LOC127122081 gene encoding leucine-rich repeat extensin-like protein 3, with translation MVTPKHSSQNFAIMFLIFFITISAYTSFASQPLDIEIKCGSCPCGNPCGEQMTPPPQPPPTPPPESLPLPYSSPQTNNPPPPPPPPSYPPPPPPRSRPPPTPPPPRFIYVSGEPTEVYYYYSAAQNRAVGLMLVLACLGAKLIIEFG, from the coding sequence ATGGTGACTCCAAAACATAGTTCTCAAAATTTTGCAATAATGTTTCTTATTTTCTTCATCACAATTAGTGCTTACACATCATTTGCTTCTCAACCACTAGACATTGAAATCAAATGTGGATCATGTCCTTGTGGTAATCCTTGCGGCGAGCAAATGACCCCGCCGCCGCAACCTCCTCCTACACCACCACCAGAATCGCTACCACTTCCGTATTCCTCTCCACAGACTAATAATCCACCACCGCCGCCACCACCACCATCATATCCACCTCCACCGCCTCCACGATCGCGACCACCTCCAACACCACCTCCGCCGAGGTTCATATACGTATCGGGCGAGCCTACGGAAGTATACTACTATTACTCTGCTGCCCAAAACAGAGCTGTTGGGTTAATGCTGGTTTTAGCTTGCTTGGGAGCAAAGCTAATCATTGAATTTGGGTAA